ttctccagtcgaccagagggtcgggctctatcgttggatcctcttcaagctctatGACCTCGGGGCCAAACTGAGCCGTCAGTTGGTTAGCTCCTGGGGCGGGATCAGACGGGCCATCGTCGGCCCATCCTGAGCCTTCGTAGCGCACCGAGGGTTTATGTTGGTCACTggtgaagacacccattggcaccggctctagaccggacgctgcttttccaagcgcgtcggccgcctcgttgaggcgccttgggatgtgctTGAGTTCGAggtcgtcgaacttgtcctctagccagtggacttcttggcagtacggagccatcttggcgttgtgatagctcgactccttcatgacttggttgacgaccagctaggagtcaccccgtatgtcgaggcatcggatgcccaactcgatggcgatgtgtaggccattgatgagtgcttcatactcagccacattattggatgaggggaaatggagatgaaccatgtacctcatgcgaaccccgaggggtgatatgaagaccaaccccgcgccggcgcccttcttcatcagggatccgtcgaagtacatcgtccagtactcttgatcaatgaccgctggtggtgtttggacctcggtccattccgcgatgaagtcaaccaatacctaggacttgatcgccgttcaagaggcatacatgatgccttgatccatcaactcgggtgcccactttgcggttcttcctgtgtTGTCCTGGCTctagatgacctcgccgagggggaatgacgtcatgaccgtcacggggtgtgacttgaagtagtggcgtagcttcctcttggtgatgaggatagcATATAGGAGCTTtaggatttgggagtagcgggtcttagagttgGATAGTTCCTtgttgatgaagtacacagggcatcggaccttgagggcatgcccttcttcctcctGCTCCACTActggggcggcgctgaccacttgcgtggtggctgctatgtatagcaggagggattctccatcggtcAGAGGAACCGAGATTAGGGGCCTTATCAGAAGCAGTTTGATCATGTCAAGTGCCTtctaggcctcggatgtccactcaaagtggtcggctttcttcaagagtcgataaagggggagacctcgttcaccgaggtgcgagatgaatcggctgagggtggcaaggcaccctatgatttgttgaaccccctttatgttctgaatcgggcccatcattgtgatggctgagatcttatctgggttggcttcgatgccacgctcagagatgatAAAGCTGAGCAGCAAGGCCCttgggaccctaaaaacacatttctcaggattgagtttgatgccattcgctcggaGTTTGGctaaggtttgctcaagatcggcaacaaggtggtcagcccgtttggattTAACCACGATatcgtcaacgtaggcctcaacggtccacccgatgaggtccccaaagcatttgagcatataacgctggtacgtagccccagcattcttcagaccaaatggcatcgagacatagcagaacgatccaaagatgtcgcgagctagtcagactctttcatcatgatttgatggtagccaaagtacgcatcaaggaagtagagggtttcgcaccctgaggtagagaagactatttggtctatgcgtggcaaaggaaatggatcctttgggcatgctttgttgagtcttgtatagtccacacacatcctccatttcccgctcttcttttgtacaagaacgtcattagctaaccactctaggtggtgtacttccttgatgaatctagctgccGAAAGTTTGGCTAACTCCTCACCGATGTCCCTGTGTTTCTCCTCATCAAAGTGatgcaggcattgcttcaccggcctagagcctaggtggatcttcaaggtatgctcagcgacctccctcggaatgcctagcatatccgagggtttccacgcaaagatgtctttgttgtcatgaagttgacgagcgcgctttcctattcagaggaaagcgtggtaccaatgcataccat
This DNA window, taken from Miscanthus floridulus cultivar M001 chromosome 13, ASM1932011v1, whole genome shotgun sequence, encodes the following:
- the LOC136500167 gene encoding uncharacterized protein translates to MAPYCQEVHWLEDKFDDLELKHIPRRLNEAADALGKAASGLEPVPMGVFTSDQHKPSVRYEGSGWADDGPSDPAPGANQLTAQFGPEVIELEEDPTIEPDPLVDWRTIYLNYLLHDTLPTDKMEAQ